The Klebsiella aerogenes KCTC 2190 region CGCAGCAGTAAAAAAAATAATAAAATATAACGGAGCTTTATTCTTCTCTGTTAATATAACTGTATTGGACAAAATAGTCACTGAAAAGTTATATAATATAATATCTTCTCTTAAAGAGAAATACTTGAATAATGAATTAATAAAACTTTTGGTTTTGGAATTCTCTGAAAGCTTGGATTTTTATAAGGACAGTAAATCCGTCGATAATATAAAAACATTATCTCAATTAAATGTAACCATTGAACTAGATGATTGTTTTTCCAGTAGAAGTGTGAACTTCCCCGTCAGATCCATGAAGTTCAACGGATATAAATTAGATAGAGAAGTAGTGTCAGCTTTCTCCAAGAATATTTATGATGAAAGTTTGATAAGGTCTTTATTATATTTCTGCGCTTTAACAGATTCATATTGCACCGCTGAAGGCATTAATAATTACAACGAAATGCATGAGTTATATAAAATAGGAGTACGTCGATTTCAAGGATTTTGGATTTCTAAACCTGTTTTAGAAAATGAATTAGATAGCACAATTAGATATTTTGGCTTGGTTAAATAGCTAAGACTTTGGCATCCATAAGGATTGTAAATGAAAATTTCATTTAGGGGAATGGTGTGGTTGTTAATATTATTTGCATGCGTAGCATTTTGGTTTGTTTTACTTAATATTATTGTCTTTTTTATAAAAACAATTTGGCATGATTGGTATATCCCTCTACTCAACCAATTTTATATTCCATGAGGTTTAGCATGCTTAATAAACATAAGTTAACTTATATTTTGGTTGTCTACTCTTCTCTTTCATTTGCCAGCAGCCCATATAAAAGCGATGCCATTTCAATGAGTAGCAATAATGATAAAGATCCTGTTGCTACTGATTATAATGGAAAAACAGGTGTAGATGGAGCATGGCAGGGAGTTGCCGTAGGGCCAACCAGCCAAGCTTTTATGGGGTCAACTACAATAGGGGACTCAGCCAAGTCTGAGGGGCAGTTTGGTGTGTCGCTAGGCACTAAAGCTACAGTAACTAATCAGGCAAAAAATTCTGTCGCATTAGGAGCTCATTCAATTTCTAATCAAGAAAATCAGGTTTCAATTGGTAACGACACTTTGAAACGGCAGTTGACTAACCTGGCAGATGGAAAATTAGCTGAGGGCTCCAGTGATGCCGTCACCGGTAACCAGCTGCATGCAACCTCGAAAAGTGTTGCTCAGAATGCTGCCGCCATTGCTGATACCCGTGCGGCAGCTGACAAGGGTATTGCGGATAACAAAGCCGCCATTGCTGATACCCGTGCGGCAGCTGATAAGGGTATTGCGGATAATAAAACCGCCATTGCTGATACCCGTGCGGCAGCTGATAAGGGTATTGCGGATAACAAAGCCGCCATTGCTGATA contains the following coding sequences:
- a CDS encoding EAL domain-containing protein; the encoded protein is MQLSTICNPINNIETEFMAGLTSGVIYPVFQPIVNNNKKILGFEMLIRWMVNGKEMTAGEFIDDIKSTEAHIKLANFLIDAAVKKIIKYNGALFFSVNITVLDKIVTEKLYNIISSLKEKYLNNELIKLLVLEFSESLDFYKDSKSVDNIKTLSQLNVTIELDDCFSSRSVNFPVRSMKFNGYKLDREVVSAFSKNIYDESLIRSLLYFCALTDSYCTAEGINNYNEMHELYKIGVRRFQGFWISKPVLENELDSTIRYFGLVK